The Montipora foliosa isolate CH-2021 chromosome 10, ASM3666993v2, whole genome shotgun sequence genomic sequence tgccCTTTTGCAGCAGAGTTATAGAAGTTTaaattcggccaaaatcccatacattcactgtaatttaaaccgcgtttgccccccaaccaagatggcgtcagaaacgTTGCAAAGGTCTATTCTCCCCGGTTTTTCATGCAAAAGGAAAGCGTCCATCGTGTGACGGCACCTGCAAACGAGAAAGCACTGTTGCAGACGCAAATGTTTCCCAGTTTGCGGCCCCAGGACACTTTGTCGCggaagcaaaatttgcttcccgggaagcaaaAGGTTCCTTGCATGTTTGCGCgaaacatttcgggaaacaatgtttccacGTTGTTTCCCCGTTTGCCGGACCCTCGAGAGAGACAGAGAGATAGACAGAGAAGcaaaaatgaaatttacttCATTCCGAAAGTgtaaattacccatgtatataatCGATACGCTTGAGCAGACGTGATTGTGCATGTTATTCAGCATGCATAATACAATTACGAAAGCGAGGACCTGAAAAATGGAAATATAATTCGGGTTTACGTCAGTTACTAAATTCATTCTCAGTAATCCCTTAATCTTATCGTAGGTTTGCTTTTCAAGTGTCATCAATTCAACGCCTTTTTATATAATTGTGAACAGTGAAACGAGAAGTTTTCATCACATAAAACAAGTGCAGCGAACGTACCTATGTCTTCCTATGCGTACTATACCATAGTTAATGCATTAACTTTTGATTTTGTGCACGTGGCAGCTAATGTAATAACAGCCGACATGAAAGCTTAGCCAGAAGACCTACCTTACTATCAACTCCAACAAAACTACATTAGAACAACAAGCCACAAAGACTAGAAAAATGAGAATTGAGGGAtgcatttgccaaaaaaatactaaaacagcCAGAAACAGCCACAGACCGCCACGACTCCCGCGGCCGGCGCAAACTTGACCTTTACTCCACGTGCATCATGGGGGCTCAGCTCTTTTTCCGGTAAAAGAAATTTGCGGAAGTGACGTTTCGCGTTGCTAAGAGAGCCACAGGATGCAAGAAAAATGGGCCAGCAGTCTCAGTTGgggaacaaaaatggcggacagtCTTTCACTTCGAGGTAGGGTTTACTCGAAGGACTTCCATGTTTCATGAAAAATTGATAAAAGTCCGGGAAgtaattttacaagaaaaaaatttgaagttgCAAGTTTATCATTTGTTTTGATCACAATCTTTTGCCAATGAGCTGAATGGGTGTAGTAACGTCGATCTTACAGTTTTAAGACAGTTttaagacaataataatttattgccaTACCTTTTTATTTCAGCATGTCCAAAGATACATATTTcactgaaaaatatttgcttgGGAATACTGGTTGTTCAAACGTCGTCGTTGGTTCTCACGATGCGTTATTCTAGAACTCAAAAGCAAACAGACGAACAAATGTATATTGCATCGACTGCTGTGGTCTTCGCGGAGATTTTTAAAATTCTTGCATGTCTAGTCGTTATTTTCCATGGATCAAGCTATCGATGGTCAGTTTTTATGAGCCAATTGCGAGAGGAGATATTAGATAAACCAAGGGAAACGTTGAAGCTTGCTGTACCCTCAGGACTGTATACGATACAAAACAATCTTCTCTATGTAGCTCTTTCCAATTTAGATGCCGCCACCTATCAGGTTAGCAACCTAATCGTTACTATGCATATGTACATATCAACGAGTATACTCGACGCTACATATACCAGATATGGGCATAAATTTAATGGTACTTTGTACTCCCTTGGACAAATTCGTCATCTTCTTCCTATCTATCGAGGGGTTACCTTTTAGTTCCAGTTGGATTATAATTAGCAGATTCTTTCAGGGACGTCTTTTAGTTGTGCATGCTATCTCTGGGGATTTTGAGAGAGATGAGTgtaatattcattatcataatctgaaaccaGTTTAAAagatttgaaccacaacatatgCACTTCACCCAAATGCAGGGTTACTGAACATACAGTACCCCTATGGTTATTGATTGTCCTACCTTTACAATCATGTCTTTTATACATGAACAGAGGAGATAAGACAAATAGTCAACccagggaaggggggggggggggggcatggaCTCAGATATAAAACGATAAAAACGATGGGGGTGCTCGTCGTCGcaccttttaggggttaaaaaagcagttttggtacctcttagggtgttctgAGCCTcgaaaggtccacagcgggagctttagtGGAAGCTTTTAGGGTATTGAAAATTATTATGACCAGAGACATTTTTTGACAATtaactattttttaattttgtcaaatcaaaacccataatttggtaccttttaggggtgaatttcaaaatttccaatGAGCACCCTCgtctttttatatgggagttccccccccccccccaatggGCAAACTGCTTTTGTCATTGGAATATACATTTGTACAGTATTTATATTCTCATGCATACATTTAACTTATCTCAATTTAGAAAGGTGattttatttgttgtaaaaagtAAGACAGGGAAAATGTTAAGAAAACTATTTGCCATGCAACAATcaatcttaaggacggtgcctactaattcaaagatatttttgccctggcttatgattatgcaggaaaggtagatcttaacaagtgttattgaaatccaaaaagaaaattgggggtaaccacatgtttttcaaagataatattATTCCATTATAATattcgtaaaaagctttaaaatgtaaagcaatGTATgttgttctttctcaaattgaagcttaattatctctcaaaaaatgcatggttacccccaattttctttttggataccaagagaacttactaagatctactgtctctttttaaaccgcgcaaaaacatccATCAATTAGTAaccatcactgataggaaacccgagtatctcaagatgcgcagaacgtatgcgcaataacaatagtaggcactgtccttaagccGATGACACACAGTTCAACGtcctgcaacatttgttgctcaacaaatgttgaaccatgttacacagacgtgttgaacggaatagagctgatctctattttcgttcaacgtgttgaatggcatatttcaacattcatcatggcatgacacactgttcaacattttgttgaacaacagctgcaacatttgttgatcaacaaatgttgaaccgtgtatcactGGCTTTAGTACTTCGTCCATGAAACAATGCTCTTTTGAGGAGTAAAGTTGTCAgccattaatttattttgagATAATAAAGTTGTCAGCTACAATGATGTATTTGACAAAATAAATCTTTGAAGTCATCATCAGGCAgtgcccagtggttagggtgcttgccttgagatctgggtATCCCGGGTTCCAAAATTTGAGGTGCTAAATTCagggtgcagcttatctgcaTCTAGACTTCTAGACTATGAGCCCCTTTTACAATTCCTCCTACCCTCCCATGTAAATTCTTCAGTGACCTATCAAGGAGTAAGAAGGTCTGGGGGTAAAGATTATCGAAGAAACACCAGTTTATGAGTCAAACTCTTGAGGATAGACTGCCTTTTATCTAATATTTTTATATAgaagtaatttgtttttcttcaacTGTATGTTGAATTATATCCACAGGTCACCTATCAACTGAAGATTTTAACAACAGCATTATTTTCTGTTTGTATGCTTCACAAACAGTTAGGAATTTTGAAATGGATCTCCCTTGTTCTCTTAATGATAGGAGTAACATTGGTTCAGGTTTGTATAGTTTATAGAAGTGTGCTCTTTCaaaatttattattgttttgtttctgcCTATGCTCAAATATCATAATTCATTGATTTCAATAAGTACCGACAGCCAACGAAAAGCATTGGCTACTTCATTCAGAGAAGTCAGCTCCTttttttgccaaattgaagtaattaaagacagattctttcaagcctaaaattaaaatttattttgacaatgacaGCAGTAGGTTATTCTACTCAAACCAGCTGTCAACTTCACATTATAAAAATCCCTGATAATGTtatcaaaaaaacaaattcattgAAACAAACTTGATCCAAGGGGATGATCATTTTTTCTCAAAGCCCAGTGATCCTCTTTATTCTAAGGTAAATTTTTATTGAATTTGGACTGTTAACTTTTTGTCCTAACAGCCTAAAATAATCATAACAACTATGGCTCACCCCAcgttatttaagcaatagaggacgttttccatgtttccatagcctaatctaaacacgagggggagttgggagaagtCGAGACAGCTACACTGTATACAAACCCGAGACAAAgtcaagggtttgcataactgtcaagaACTCTCCTAACTCCCccaagtgtttagatgaggctatggaaacacggaaaaaagtcctctattgcttttatttATAAAATTTTTCTCAaggataattcgacaaatgaaggaaaatgctggttttttgacTTCTAGATGGAAACAGGTTTTCTTGagacacgctcatatttcctaccaaccaatcaaaatgtgcgtctgactacataaccaatcaaaactcatgtgatgtcacagccgtgttccatactctcatctaaacacagctattgaccaatgagagtgcacgtactatcctaattactTTATAACATTTCTTGGTTGTCCTTCAGGTGTATTAATAATTACTGTCAGTTTTAATAAATCAAtctaattaatttttttccacaaCTTGAGTTATATTCCTATGGAGTAAATtgcattattaaaaactggatcattggatgatgcaattcgagagttttgattggctaagccatcgtgggttatgagccattacaccatgatctacaaacacggcaagcatatgcatcattttttgggcctttttatttttattgtagtctagttttccatattttgggggcgtttgcacctcgttggctatctatcatctcatatccaacgcgcgctcatggaataattgtaaaATAACTCCTTACAGTGGGCGCAGCTGTGGTGTCAACTATTATTAGTTTATGTCTAGCTAGCCTGAAAGCTGGCTCTTCCGTTGGAAACGGCGTATGGTTGAAGTACATAACCAAGCCTCTGTTGAAAGTGGCAATGTCtaacctacatgtatgtaacaaaattaataaattaatattatttttaatagtgGCATGCAGATGATGGAAAAGCatcaaatttaaaagaaatttcagTATCTGGACAAGTTGTTGGTTTGTTAGCAGTTCTGACAGCTTGTTGTTCCAGTGGATTTGCGGGTGTCTactttgaaaagatattaaaaggAACAAAAGCAAGTATTTGGATGAGGAATGTCCAATTAGGTGAGCTTAACCTTCAATGATCAATTTTTGTTTGGGAAATGAACCAGTTGTCTGCTGGGGCCGTATTAATGGCCTTCATGTTCTGTATGTTTTTACAAAAGAAATTCATCAGGCAAACAAATTCGACTTGGAGTTGAGGATGTTTATGTTGATGCCCACCAATATTATTAACTATTAAAAAGTAATCGTTATTATTATACCCTAATGTAACAATAGAACTTTTGTTTGTTGACAGTCTTTCTATAATGTAATCTTATTTTGCATTGATGAGTTTTCCTAATTTTGTGTCCTGTTAGTTTACTGtaacagtttcttttatggCATTACACTGCACACCTCAATTTGCATTGCTACACATgtcatttcaaaattttgtcatgaatatgattaataagtaatcacatgattttgagcaCATTTGGAAATATAATGAGCACTCATAATTGTTTTCAAAGACTACGAGTTCGTTCATCTTTGAAAGTATTTACTTGAcgtgtatttattccaaattacacTCAAAATTGTGAGATTTAAAAGTGTAGACTATTTTAATCAGAGACAAAATGTAGGGCTTGGCTTTTGATTAGATGGTGAGTGCACAAATAAAAGGTAAACTTACAATAATTGACATGATATTGTGTTTGGGATCGTTTTCATGTAGATGGATCATTTTAGTCCTAAATTGCACACACTGTGTCTTGATTTTATACACAATCACCAAGTCATTTATTGATGATACAGGATCTTTTGGTGTCATATTTGGCATGATGGCTGTTATGATAAATGATGGAAGTCAAGTTTCTAGTGGAGGATTCCTTCAAGGTTATAACAAAATAACATGGATAGTTATTTCACTCCAGGTAAAAAAAAACGATATTAGTAgtgatgacaataataatgatagcaACAATAATCACTGCACATTTTTAACTCAGGGACTTATGTCAAAGGTCCAAAAGCACTGTTGTGTAATAGATGTTGACAAATAATGTAGTGCATaaaccgtattcataaatggcagtcaagaaattattcttttgtctttgtgctaatcatcctaactagcctcaatttggaacaaaaattcttttgaattttcctcgtgtttacgaggctagttaggatgattagcagaaagacaaaagaataattacttagccgccagtTATGAATACGGTCAATGGGTTTACAAAATGAACATTTAAAAGGAAAACCCAATGGGACAATGCACCAGTCTGCTGGGCATTCATGGtctttaacctattgactcctgcatttttaaattggttttctctGTGGGAGGTGATAAATCTTTATAGCACTCctctaagaaaatta encodes the following:
- the LOC137973513 gene encoding UDP-N-acetylglucosamine transporter-like produces the protein MADSLSLRACPKIHISLKNICLGILVVQTSSLVLTMRYSRTQKQTDEQMYIASTAVVFAEIFKILACLVVIFHGSSYRWSVFMSQLREEILDKPRETLKLAVPSGLYTIQNNLLYVALSNLDAATYQVTYQLKILTTALFSVCMLHKQLGILKWISLVLLMIGVTLVQWHADDGKASNLKEISVSGQVVGLLAVLTACCSSGFAGVYFEKILKGTKASIWMRNVQLGSFGVIFGMMAVMINDGSQVSSGGFLQGYNKITWIVISLQAFGGLVVAAVVKYADNILKGFATSVSIVVSSFVSFYFLDDFQPTSFFFLGTCGVLAATFLYGLPERPKGPIADIKPV